The following are encoded in a window of Amaranthus tricolor cultivar Red isolate AtriRed21 chromosome 2, ASM2621246v1, whole genome shotgun sequence genomic DNA:
- the LOC130806071 gene encoding uncharacterized protein LOC130806071 isoform X2 → MWLEEINLGSYRQTFKENGVNGEYLEGMSMFTTEQILRFIRRCHMKWGDFITLCKELRRIKVACLKGEQKVRRPWWAPSCLSVVYVKAAKRNRQSRVVSLKLEP, encoded by the exons ATGTGGTTAGAAGAAATTAATCTTGGCAGCTACCGCCAAACATTTAAGGAAAATGGTGTTAATGGCGAGTACTTGGAGGGAATGTCGATGTTTACAACTGAGCAGATACTTAGATTTATTAGGCGCTGTCACATGAAATGGGGGGATTTCATCACACTTTGCAAGGAATTGAGGCGAATAAAAG TGGCGTGCTTGAAAGGAGAGCAAAAGGTTCGTCGACCATGGTGGGCGCCTTCCTGTTTGTCTGTAGTGTATGTGAAGGCAGCCAAGCGCAACAGACAGTCACGTGTTGTATCATTGAAGCTCGAACCATGA